Proteins from one Bradyrhizobium roseum genomic window:
- a CDS encoding SIR2 family protein, with protein sequence MAWFLGAGASAASGIPTAYAMIRDFKAQIFCRENGLSKREIDTADPVWIERIDMFFQRTSILPPNGDSTEYAVAFEAVYPQSRHRRQYIDDAISKGTPCFGHKVLGSLIASGKVNCVFTTNFDPLIEESALSANTILVATDQVRPTVAAIDSCDRAMRCLNESDWPLVAKLHGDYQSVAIKNTGSELEQQDIRMRHVLVEAGKRFGMVFVGYSGRDASIMEALNSILAAQSPFPNGLYWVASSASRLLPGATEFLQKAHLAGVDVAIVECATFDELTADIVKTVDLPTILLDRVMLGRTTPRLVPVKLPTAEARSFPVLRYSALLIEEMPRNARRITLATPTTSVAIRELLREKSCKATVAANGRELAVFGRDQDVLTALASLGAKLGGDVALDPVTDSWALGLLYDALVRGMARRRPLIPRYRRSGHSIVVAAPRDGEDPDRALQNELVLERLRDAYGSALTGTVPKLEFPYQEGVFLKLDQVGGRWWCGFEPFTFVQIPKQTLRPSDDPDGPSAVDPDPMSAPPDRGGDPVGDWRRERWAQRYNRNWAGIIDAWAQLLSNADNKNKRAFGLEAGTGVDAVFEVAPVTGWSRPGHHHVYFDRTK encoded by the coding sequence GTGGCGTGGTTTCTCGGCGCCGGCGCATCGGCCGCATCGGGAATTCCGACCGCTTACGCGATGATCCGCGATTTCAAGGCACAAATCTTTTGTCGCGAAAACGGCCTCTCGAAACGAGAGATCGACACGGCCGATCCGGTGTGGATCGAAAGGATCGATATGTTTTTCCAGCGAACATCGATCCTGCCGCCAAATGGCGATTCGACCGAATATGCAGTCGCCTTCGAAGCGGTCTACCCACAGTCTCGGCATCGGCGGCAATACATCGATGACGCGATTTCTAAGGGCACGCCCTGCTTCGGACACAAGGTGCTTGGAAGTCTCATCGCGAGCGGGAAGGTCAATTGCGTTTTCACCACAAACTTCGACCCGCTGATTGAGGAGTCCGCTCTTTCGGCAAATACCATTTTAGTTGCCACCGACCAAGTTCGTCCGACAGTTGCTGCCATCGACTCTTGTGACCGCGCGATGCGCTGCCTGAACGAATCCGACTGGCCGCTGGTCGCAAAGCTGCATGGAGATTACCAGTCAGTCGCCATCAAGAATACGGGATCGGAACTCGAGCAGCAGGACATCCGAATGCGGCATGTGCTGGTGGAAGCCGGAAAGCGCTTCGGTATGGTATTTGTCGGATATAGCGGACGCGATGCCTCGATCATGGAGGCGTTGAACTCAATACTCGCCGCTCAATCGCCGTTTCCAAACGGCTTGTATTGGGTCGCCTCCTCGGCCTCGCGGCTGTTGCCGGGAGCGACTGAATTCCTGCAAAAAGCGCACCTTGCAGGCGTCGACGTTGCGATTGTCGAATGCGCAACCTTCGATGAATTGACCGCAGACATAGTCAAAACGGTCGACCTTCCAACGATCTTGCTCGATCGGGTGATGCTCGGCCGCACCACGCCGCGGCTCGTGCCCGTGAAGTTACCGACCGCCGAAGCTCGTTCTTTCCCCGTTTTGCGGTATTCTGCCCTTCTCATCGAAGAGATGCCGCGCAATGCCAGGCGAATCACGCTCGCGACACCTACGACGTCTGTCGCCATTAGAGAGCTGCTTAGGGAAAAGAGCTGCAAGGCGACCGTCGCGGCAAATGGCCGCGAATTAGCTGTTTTCGGTAGAGATCAAGATGTCTTGACCGCTCTCGCATCACTCGGCGCGAAGTTGGGGGGAGACGTGGCACTGGACCCTGTCACCGATAGTTGGGCACTGGGACTCCTCTACGACGCGCTTGTAAGAGGCATGGCGAGACGGCGGCCGCTTATTCCCAGGTACAGGCGCTCTGGTCATTCAATAGTTGTCGCAGCACCTCGTGATGGGGAAGACCCAGACCGCGCACTCCAAAACGAGCTGGTGCTTGAGAGGCTGCGAGATGCTTACGGAAGTGCATTGACCGGGACGGTACCGAAGCTCGAATTTCCCTATCAAGAAGGCGTCTTCCTGAAGTTAGACCAAGTCGGCGGGCGCTGGTGGTGCGGTTTCGAGCCTTTCACCTTCGTGCAAATTCCAAAGCAAACTCTTCGCCCAAGCGACGACCCGGACGGTCCGAGCGCCGTCGACCCAGATCCAATGAGCGCTCCTCCTGACCGCGGGGGCGATCCTGTGGGCGACTGGCGCCGAGAACGGTGGGCGCAGCGCTACAACAGAAACTGGGCAGGCATCATAGATGCATGGGCGCAGCTTCTCTCCAACGCCGACAACAAGAATAAGCGTGCCTTCGGGCTCGAGGCTGGCACAGGGGTCGACGCGGTGTTCGAAGTCGCGCCGGTCACCGGCTGGAGTCGACCGGGCCATCATCACGTCTATTTCGATCGGACAAAGTGA
- a CDS encoding murein L,D-transpeptidase family protein has protein sequence MVRHGLVLAAAFAAALTPVTCLGQSPKPLPAKATQELPAGLLALLERKKMPKTSPIVLRLFKEEAELEVWKQDTAGRFQILKTYPICRWSGDLGPKLYEGDRQAPEGFYTITPEQMNPNSNFHLSINLGYPNHFDRAHKRSGSFLMIHGDCLSIGCYAMTDEQISEIYALARDALSGRPSFQVQAYPFRLTPQNLARHRNNPNLPFWKMLKVGNDHFETTQREPKVDVCNRTYVFDAQPPPDSPQPLVFNATEKCPATIVNPDIALRALEKRRADERAFARLVEENVPAAPIYSGLDGGMHQAFLSRFPYRVTLAKVMPYASYLPTLPPVPWIDKDGAVTGRWFGRSFAKPMVCDAGWAGFLRSRC, from the coding sequence ATGGTCCGACATGGACTCGTGCTGGCGGCGGCGTTTGCCGCGGCCTTGACGCCGGTCACGTGCCTTGGCCAGAGCCCAAAACCGTTGCCGGCCAAGGCGACACAGGAATTGCCCGCCGGGCTGCTCGCGCTGCTCGAACGGAAGAAGATGCCGAAAACTTCGCCGATCGTGTTGCGTCTTTTCAAGGAAGAGGCGGAGCTCGAAGTCTGGAAACAGGACACGGCCGGCCGTTTCCAGATCCTGAAAACCTATCCGATCTGCCGGTGGTCGGGCGACCTCGGGCCGAAATTGTACGAGGGCGACCGGCAGGCGCCGGAAGGGTTTTACACGATCACGCCCGAGCAGATGAACCCCAACTCCAACTTCCACCTGTCGATCAACCTCGGCTACCCCAACCATTTTGACAGGGCGCACAAGCGCAGCGGCAGTTTTCTGATGATCCACGGCGACTGCCTGTCGATCGGCTGCTATGCCATGACCGACGAACAGATCAGCGAGATCTATGCGCTGGCGCGCGACGCGCTCAGCGGCCGGCCGTCGTTCCAGGTCCAGGCCTATCCGTTCCGCCTGACGCCGCAAAACCTGGCGCGGCATCGCAACAATCCGAACCTGCCGTTCTGGAAAATGCTCAAGGTCGGCAACGATCATTTCGAGACGACGCAACGCGAACCCAAGGTGGACGTGTGCAACCGCACCTACGTGTTCGATGCGCAACCGCCGCCGGATTCGCCGCAGCCCCTCGTGTTCAACGCGACCGAAAAATGCCCGGCCACCATCGTCAATCCGGACATCGCGCTGCGGGCGCTGGAAAAACGGCGCGCCGACGAGCGCGCCTTTGCAAGACTGGTTGAAGAGAACGTGCCCGCGGCCCCGATCTACAGCGGGCTGGACGGCGGAATGCACCAGGCGTTTCTCTCGCGATTTCCGTACCGGGTGACGCTTGCGAAAGTGATGCCGTATGCGTCGTACCTGCCGACATTGCCGCCGGTGCCCTGGATCGACAAGGATGGAGCGGTGACGGGCAGATGGTTTGGGAGATCGTTCGCCAAGCCGATGGTGTGTGATGCGGGTTGGGCCGGGTTCCTGCGGAGCCGGTGCTGA
- a CDS encoding nitroreductase, with product MLFDDVILGRRSIRGYKPDPVPKELIAEIIRLAMRAPSSMNTQPWNFYVITGEPLDRIRAGNTERNVAGIPHSREFRTGQPFAGKHRDRQVGVAKQLFSAMGIERDNKEKRQDWVLRGFRQFDAPVCVIITYDRVLDGSDDTPFDCGAVATALVNAAWSRGLGAVINSQGIMQSPVVREHAGIADDQVIMKSIALGWPDETFPANAVVSERKSVEEATVFVGFEK from the coding sequence ATGCTGTTTGATGACGTCATCCTCGGTCGCCGGAGTATCCGCGGTTACAAGCCCGATCCGGTGCCGAAAGAGCTGATTGCGGAGATCATCCGCCTCGCCATGCGCGCGCCGTCGTCGATGAACACCCAGCCCTGGAATTTCTATGTCATCACGGGAGAGCCGCTGGACCGGATCCGCGCCGGCAATACCGAACGAAACGTCGCGGGCATTCCGCATTCGCGCGAATTCCGCACCGGCCAGCCGTTCGCCGGCAAGCACCGCGACCGGCAGGTCGGCGTCGCCAAGCAGCTGTTCTCCGCGATGGGCATCGAGCGCGACAACAAGGAGAAGCGCCAGGACTGGGTGCTGCGCGGCTTTCGCCAGTTCGACGCGCCGGTCTGCGTGATCATCACCTATGACCGCGTGCTCGACGGCAGCGACGACACGCCGTTCGACTGCGGCGCGGTGGCGACCGCGCTCGTCAACGCCGCCTGGTCGCGCGGGCTCGGTGCCGTGATCAACAGCCAGGGCATCATGCAATCCCCCGTGGTGCGCGAGCACGCAGGGATCGCCGACGACCAGGTCATCATGAAAAGCATCGCGCTGGGCTGGCCGGACGAGACGTTTCCGGCGAACGCGGTGGTGTCGGAGCGGAAATCGGTCGAGGAAGCGACGGTGTTCGTCGGGTTCGAGAAGTAG
- a CDS encoding PilZ domain-containing protein has protein sequence MMNPASKISSALPRLKLPIGRKKKQGFSRRHSRHACVVIGTMKVIDIGAEFDGALIEVSQGGCTFRQASMFVLDRIGEAVLVRTEFFELEGRIRAVRPEGYGVQFFGEIADDVIDRIVAEYGFNVAESFLAKRN, from the coding sequence ATGATGAATCCGGCCAGCAAGATCTCCAGCGCATTGCCGCGCCTGAAGCTACCGATCGGGCGCAAGAAGAAGCAGGGCTTTTCCCGACGCCACAGCCGTCACGCCTGCGTCGTGATCGGGACCATGAAGGTCATCGATATCGGCGCGGAGTTCGACGGCGCGCTGATCGAAGTCTCGCAGGGCGGATGCACGTTCCGGCAAGCCAGCATGTTCGTGCTCGACAGGATAGGCGAGGCGGTTCTGGTCCGTACCGAATTCTTCGAACTGGAAGGCCGCATCCGTGCCGTTCGGCCGGAAGGTTACGGCGTGCAATTCTTCGGCGAAATCGCCGACGACGTGATCGATCGCATCGTCGCCGAGTACGGCTTCAACGTCGCCGAATCCTTCCTGGCAAAGCGCAACTGA
- a CDS encoding TolC family protein has translation MCACGNRRAASVNCATAFGAIPDGALTVGKLSAALLLVTALGGCVTDGSIPNSPFLTAVVRLKPTAVGSNATIAAAGSASSPLDANAQVIDLPLRGSIFQTALGPMAGEVPPPAPKPPPFVAPVPERSQVFPQIAAAQSPLVASVAPAMMSDAGPRRPNESPVRGGKSVLLGEAVGVAVLSHPLMGAQAAKVSGSLADVRTAQGALKPQLQVFAGAGGSYLGSYQNYPQQFGSVAIPGGSRTDAGFTLRQLVYDFGAAKADVARSRSVVDAERLRLADQAEDIALRTVNAYLNLLEQRELIALMDKVVADDNAFANLVKLSEQQGNGTIADVSRIRSKVIEVEAVRTDLLTSMKAAEDEFSRLTKIDPALVRQSPRGPPRIPASFDVALEAAKRSNPSLLAFSATGASIEHQLASQQSQRLPRVDLQGDGLVKHYVGAPTASQGIVDSRLMLMVSYKLLDGGTMSAQADRIREDKRANDFKTLDEKETIELNLRRFYQALASNRIKESAALQGTATAQKANSLYLEQFKAGKRTVFEVLDSRMVVFTMQKNAVNGRYEQMRAGYGILRNMGKLVEAAVNFPAG, from the coding sequence GTGTGCGCCTGCGGCAACCGGCGTGCTGCGTCGGTGAATTGCGCAACGGCGTTCGGCGCGATTCCGGACGGTGCGCTTACGGTCGGCAAACTGTCCGCCGCCTTGCTCCTCGTGACGGCGCTCGGCGGCTGCGTGACGGACGGATCGATACCCAACAGTCCGTTTCTCACGGCGGTGGTTCGGCTGAAGCCGACGGCCGTTGGTTCGAACGCCACCATAGCGGCTGCTGGCAGCGCCAGTTCGCCGCTCGACGCAAATGCACAAGTCATAGATCTGCCGCTGAGAGGATCGATTTTTCAGACCGCGCTCGGGCCCATGGCGGGAGAAGTGCCACCGCCTGCTCCCAAGCCGCCGCCCTTCGTCGCTCCCGTTCCCGAGCGGTCGCAGGTGTTCCCCCAGATCGCCGCCGCCCAAAGCCCTCTGGTTGCTTCCGTTGCCCCCGCGATGATGTCGGACGCCGGGCCCAGGCGGCCGAACGAATCCCCGGTGCGCGGGGGAAAATCGGTGTTGCTGGGCGAAGCCGTGGGCGTTGCCGTCCTCAGTCATCCGTTGATGGGAGCTCAAGCTGCCAAGGTTTCAGGCTCGCTTGCGGATGTCCGAACCGCGCAGGGGGCGTTGAAACCGCAGCTGCAGGTTTTTGCAGGAGCCGGCGGATCGTATCTCGGCTCCTATCAAAACTATCCGCAGCAGTTCGGTTCGGTCGCCATCCCCGGCGGTTCGCGTACGGATGCGGGGTTCACACTCAGGCAGCTCGTCTATGATTTCGGGGCCGCCAAGGCGGACGTTGCGCGATCCAGGTCCGTCGTCGATGCGGAGCGCCTGCGGTTGGCGGACCAGGCCGAAGACATCGCGCTGCGCACGGTAAATGCCTATCTCAATTTGCTGGAGCAGCGCGAACTCATCGCCTTGATGGACAAGGTCGTCGCCGATGACAATGCGTTCGCGAACCTCGTCAAGCTGAGCGAACAACAGGGTAACGGCACCATTGCCGATGTCAGCCGCATCAGGTCCAAGGTCATTGAAGTCGAGGCCGTCAGGACCGACCTGTTGACGTCGATGAAGGCTGCGGAAGATGAATTTTCCCGGCTCACCAAGATTGATCCCGCGCTTGTTCGGCAATCGCCTCGTGGCCCGCCGCGGATTCCAGCGTCCTTCGACGTTGCCCTGGAAGCGGCAAAGCGGTCCAACCCCTCCTTGCTGGCGTTCAGCGCCACCGGCGCATCCATCGAGCATCAACTCGCCTCGCAGCAGTCGCAGCGGCTGCCTCGGGTCGACCTGCAGGGCGACGGGCTCGTCAAGCACTACGTCGGAGCGCCGACCGCAAGCCAGGGCATTGTCGATTCCCGGCTCATGCTGATGGTGTCTTACAAGCTGCTCGACGGTGGCACCATGTCCGCTCAGGCGGATCGTATTCGCGAAGACAAGCGAGCGAACGATTTCAAGACCCTCGATGAAAAAGAGACGATCGAGCTGAACCTGCGACGGTTTTATCAGGCGTTGGCGTCCAACAGGATCAAGGAGAGCGCAGCCCTTCAGGGCACGGCGACGGCCCAGAAGGCCAACAGTCTCTATCTTGAACAGTTCAAGGCCGGCAAGCGCACGGTCTTCGAAGTGCTCGACAGCCGGATGGTCGTCTTCACGATGCAGAAGAACGCGGTTAACGGCAGGTATGAGCAGATGCGCGCCGGCTACGGGATTCTACGGAATATGGGCAAGTTGGTCGAAGCCGCCGTTAATTTTCCAGCAGGCTAA